One Periophthalmus magnuspinnatus isolate fPerMag1 chromosome 8, fPerMag1.2.pri, whole genome shotgun sequence genomic window carries:
- the gjc1 gene encoding gap junction gamma-1 protein isoform X2 — protein sequence MSWSFLTRLLEEIHNHSTFVGKLWLTVLIVFRIVLTAVGGESIYYDEQSKFVCNSGQPGCENVCYDAFAPLSHVRFWVFQIILVAMPSLIYMGYAINKIARLEEAKGGSGSTAVRVAGGYTHRKPRKICFGARQHRGIEEAEDDQEDDPMIYEVPEIEPPKRPRDPLQPTPRPKIRHDGRRRIRDEGLMRVYVLQLVTRTVLEAGFLAGQYLLYGFRVKPIFVCSGNPCPHSVDCFVSRPTEKTIFLRIMYGVTVLCLTLNVWEMLHLGVGSICDIIRRRRTPPAEDPADYVGYPFSWNTPSAPPGYNIVVKPEQMPYTDLSNAKMACKQNRANIAQEEQQQFGSNEDNFPSTGGSRVGLNKDMIQQAHEQLEAAIQAYSQQHQPQTQAPKDKKHRLKHASKGGSSGGCSSSNSSSSKSAEGKPSVWI from the exons ATGAGCTGGAGCTTCCTCACACGACTACTGGAGGAAATACACAACCACTCCACGTTCGTCGGGAAGCTATGGCTCACCGTGCTAATCGTGTTTCGCATCGTCCTCACTGCTGTCGGGGGCGAGTCCATCTACTATGACGAGCAGAGCAAGTTTGTGTGCAACTCGGGCCAACCAGGATGCGAGAACGTGTGCTACGACGCCTTCGCACCTCTGTCCCACGTGCGGTTTTGGGTATTCCAGATCATCTTGGTGGCGATGCCATCTCTCATCTACATGGGCTACGCCATCAACAAGATAGCGAGACTGGAAGAGGCGAAAGGAGGAAGCGGGTCCACAGCGGTGAGAGTCGCGGGAGGTTACACCCACAGGAAGCCCAGGAAGATTTGTTTCGGGGCCAGACAACACCGCGGGATAGAGGAGGCTGAGGACGACCAGGAGGATGATCCAATGATCTACGAGGTCCCAGAGATCGAACCCCCAAAAAGACCCAGAGACCCTTTACAGCCGACCCCCAGACCCAAAATTCGCCATGACGGTCGGAGACGAATCAGGGATGAAGGTTTGATGAGAGTTTATGTTCTGCAGCTCGTGACCAGGACAGTGCTGGAGGCGGGTTTTCTCGCGGGTCAATATCTCCTGTACGGTTTCAGGGTGAAGCCGATCTTCGTGTGCTCTGGGAATCCTTGTCCTCACAGCGTTGACTGTTTCGTGTCTCGTCCGACTGAGAAAACCATTTTCCTCCGGATCATGTATGGCGTCACCGTCCTCTGCCTCACGTTAAACGTTTGGGAAATGCTGCATTTAGGTGTGGGATCCATTTGTGATATCATCCGAAGAAGACGAACACCACCGGCCGAAGAC CCGGCCGATTATGTCGGCTACCCCTTTTCCTGGAATACCCCATCGGCGCCCCCTGGCTACAACATAGTGGTAAAGCCGGAGCAGATGCCCTACACAGACTTGAGCAATGCTAAAATGGCTTGCAAACAAAACCGTGCCAATATCGCCCAAGAGGAACAGCAACAGTTTGGGAGCAACGAGGACAACTTCCCCAGTACAGGCGGGTCCCGGGTGGGTTTGAACAAGGACATGATCCAGCAGGCCCACGAGCAGCTGGAGGCAGCGATACAAGCCTACAGCCAACAGCACCAG CCCCAAACACAGGCTCCCAAAGATAAAAAACATAGACTGAAACACGCCAGCAAAGGGGGCAGCAGCGGGGGctgcagcagtagtaacagcagcagtagtaaatCTGCAGAGGGAAAGCCGTCCGTTTGGATTTGA
- the gjc1 gene encoding gap junction gamma-1 protein isoform X1: MSWSFLTRLLEEIHNHSTFVGKLWLTVLIVFRIVLTAVGGESIYYDEQSKFVCNSGQPGCENVCYDAFAPLSHVRFWVFQIILVAMPSLIYMGYAINKIARLEEAKGGSGSTAVRVAGGYTHRKPRKICFGARQHRGIEEAEDDQEDDPMIYEVPEIEPPKRPRDPLQPTPRPKIRHDGRRRIRDEGLMRVYVLQLVTRTVLEAGFLAGQYLLYGFRVKPIFVCSGNPCPHSVDCFVSRPTEKTIFLRIMYGVTVLCLTLNVWEMLHLGVGSICDIIRRRRTPPAEDEYQLGLLGSNTNVDGSVGVPGPETGSDAGVGGDGPADYVGYPFSWNTPSAPPGYNIVVKPEQMPYTDLSNAKMACKQNRANIAQEEQQQFGSNEDNFPSTGGSRVGLNKDMIQQAHEQLEAAIQAYSQQHQAGEGDPGHGGESPDDKSQSNIIIQAQPQPQTQAPKDKKHRLKHASKGGSSGGCSSSNSSSSKSAEGKPSVWI; the protein is encoded by the coding sequence ATGAGCTGGAGCTTCCTCACACGACTACTGGAGGAAATACACAACCACTCCACGTTCGTCGGGAAGCTATGGCTCACCGTGCTAATCGTGTTTCGCATCGTCCTCACTGCTGTCGGGGGCGAGTCCATCTACTATGACGAGCAGAGCAAGTTTGTGTGCAACTCGGGCCAACCAGGATGCGAGAACGTGTGCTACGACGCCTTCGCACCTCTGTCCCACGTGCGGTTTTGGGTATTCCAGATCATCTTGGTGGCGATGCCATCTCTCATCTACATGGGCTACGCCATCAACAAGATAGCGAGACTGGAAGAGGCGAAAGGAGGAAGCGGGTCCACAGCGGTGAGAGTCGCGGGAGGTTACACCCACAGGAAGCCCAGGAAGATTTGTTTCGGGGCCAGACAACACCGCGGGATAGAGGAGGCTGAGGACGACCAGGAGGATGATCCAATGATCTACGAGGTCCCAGAGATCGAACCCCCAAAAAGACCCAGAGACCCTTTACAGCCGACCCCCAGACCCAAAATTCGCCATGACGGTCGGAGACGAATCAGGGATGAAGGTTTGATGAGAGTTTATGTTCTGCAGCTCGTGACCAGGACAGTGCTGGAGGCGGGTTTTCTCGCGGGTCAATATCTCCTGTACGGTTTCAGGGTGAAGCCGATCTTCGTGTGCTCTGGGAATCCTTGTCCTCACAGCGTTGACTGTTTCGTGTCTCGTCCGACTGAGAAAACCATTTTCCTCCGGATCATGTATGGCGTCACCGTCCTCTGCCTCACGTTAAACGTTTGGGAAATGCTGCATTTAGGTGTGGGATCCATTTGTGATATCATCCGAAGAAGACGAACACCACCGGCCGAAGACGAGTACCAGCTCGGACTCTTGGGCTCCAACACAAACGTGGACGGTTCAGTCGGTGTTCCCGGCCCCGAAACCGGATCAGACGCGGGCGTAGGCGGGGACGGGCCGGCCGATTATGTCGGCTACCCCTTTTCCTGGAATACCCCATCGGCGCCCCCTGGCTACAACATAGTGGTAAAGCCGGAGCAGATGCCCTACACAGACTTGAGCAATGCTAAAATGGCTTGCAAACAAAACCGTGCCAATATCGCCCAAGAGGAACAGCAACAGTTTGGGAGCAACGAGGACAACTTCCCCAGTACAGGCGGGTCCCGGGTGGGTTTGAACAAGGACATGATCCAGCAGGCCCACGAGCAGCTGGAGGCAGCGATACAAGCCTACAGCCAACAGCACCAGGCGGGGGAAGGGGACCCGGGACACGGGGGTGAAAGTCCCGACGACAAATCCCAAAGCAATATCATAATCCAGGCACAACCTCAGCCCCAAACACAGGCTCCCAAAGATAAAAAACATAGACTGAAACACGCCAGCAAAGGGGGCAGCAGCGGGGGctgcagcagtagtaacagcagcagtagtaaatCTGCAGAGGGAAAGCCGTCCGTTTGGATTTGA